In the Sphingobacteriaceae bacterium genome, one interval contains:
- a CDS encoding Crp/Fnr family transcriptional regulator: MLQPELEAGDTVVEVAELEKFHCFSEVPPDAVARLAQLAVRRRYRKGMVLCFEGEPVDAVHFIVDGRVKLWVTNEDGREQILALLGPGDLFPYTSFVNGDRCAGSAQALQQTVTLAVRPDQLRRLLLEQPLLATAFLSVLAERIHHLEETVRDLSLRTVPGRLARVLINEAYRYGEKVEDGYEFPFRYTQQDLAHLVGATRETVSRTLSAFRREGALRPGRKGRVYADIRLLAQWL; encoded by the coding sequence ATGCTCCAACCCGAACTGGAAGCCGGCGACACAGTGGTTGAGGTTGCAGAACTGGAGAAATTTCATTGTTTCAGCGAGGTGCCCCCCGATGCGGTGGCCCGGCTGGCCCAGTTGGCCGTCCGCCGCCGCTACCGCAAGGGCATGGTTTTATGCTTCGAAGGGGAGCCGGTGGATGCGGTTCACTTCATCGTAGACGGGCGGGTCAAGCTTTGGGTCACCAACGAAGACGGCCGGGAGCAAATCCTGGCCCTCCTGGGGCCGGGGGATCTGTTCCCCTACACCTCCTTCGTCAACGGGGACCGCTGCGCCGGTTCGGCCCAGGCCTTGCAGCAGACCGTCACCCTGGCGGTCCGCCCCGATCAACTGCGCCGCCTCCTGCTGGAGCAGCCCCTGCTGGCCACGGCCTTTCTGTCGGTGCTGGCCGAGCGCATCCACCACTTGGAGGAAACGGTGCGGGACTTGTCCTTGCGCACCGTGCCCGGCCGGCTGGCCCGGGTTCTCATCAACGAAGCCTATCGATACGGCGAAAAAGTTGAAGACGGCTATGAATTCCCTTTCCGGTACACCCAGCAGGACTTGGCCCATTTAGTGGGGGCCACCCGGGAGACGGTCAGCCGCACCTTGTCGGCCTTCCGACGGGAAGGGGCCCTGCGCCCGGGCCGGAAGGGACGGGTGTACGCCGACATCCGGCTCCTGGCCCAATGGCTGTAG
- a CDS encoding ferredoxin, producing the protein MIYVICEPCIGVKDASCVEVCPVDCIYEGDDQYYIHPDECIGCSACEAVCPVEAIFDEDDVPEEWQHFIEKNRAFFE; encoded by the coding sequence GTGATCTACGTCATCTGCGAGCCCTGCATTGGGGTGAAGGATGCTTCCTGTGTGGAAGTCTGCCCCGTCGATTGCATCTACGAGGGTGACGACCAATACTACATTCACCCCGATGAGTGCATCGGCTGCTCTGCTTGCGAGGCCGTCTGCCCGGTAGAGGCCATCTTCGACGAAGACGACGTCCCCGAAGAATGGCAGCACTTCATCGAGAAGAACCGCGCCTTCTTCGAATAA